Proteins encoded in a region of the Diospyros lotus cultivar Yz01 chromosome 9, ASM1463336v1, whole genome shotgun sequence genome:
- the LOC127810472 gene encoding E3 ubiquitin-protein ligase ORTHRUS 2-like, whose translation MAHDSNLPCDGDGICMICRQKPPEHETLLCKTCATPWHFSCLSTPEETLADTLQWDCPDCSFVAQTDPPAADLSGASESSGNLIAAIRAIESDGSLTTQEKAKRRQELLSGSAKSASIEAGSSSKERAKGDKDVLDLLDGSLNCSFCMQLPERPVTTPCGHNFCLKCFQKWVGQGKRTCANCRSSIPPKMASQPRINSALVIAIRMAKISKSNSMGAPSKIYHYVHNQNRPEKAYTTERAKKPGKANACSGKIFVTVPPDHFGPILPENDPERNQGVLVGETWEDRMECRQWGAHLPHVAGIAGQADYGAQSVALSGGYEDDEDHGEWFLYTGSGGRDLSGNKRTNKNQSFDQKFEKMNEALRVSCRKGYPVRVVRSFKEKRSSYAPETGVRYDGVYRIEKCWRKVGIQGFKVCRYLFIRCDNAPAPWTSDEIGDRPRPFPVIKELKNATDITERKGDAAWDYDDEKECWMWKKPPPHSRKQVDSKGLDGMATKVRRRMPALSVHQKLLKEFSCLICRKVMALPVTTPCAHNFCKACLENAFAGQTFIKDRTREGGRTLRAQKNIMKCPSCSNDISDFLQNPQVNRELMGVIESLQRECTETEENETSQETDGTDEKSDTVAGDTEHGGVNANTIEDKENLGVQTSPSKNEPCQTCKQKKASCECITQEKSDAAIEADGEVKETDAVKADGKHEISNEEEVKEADTERSKVVTHKRKKAGDDISASAMEGGVKTRSQKPRLMVDEDDEDDDFA comes from the exons ATGGCGCACGATAGCAACCTCCCCTGCGACGGCGACGGCATTTGCATGATCTGCCGCCAGAAGCCGCCGGAGCACGAAACCCTCCTCTGCAAGACCTGCGCCACTCCCTGGCACTTCTCTTGCCTCTCCACTCCCGAAGAAACCCTAGCCGACACCCTCCAGTGGGACTGCCCCGATTGCTCCTTTGTTGCGCAGACGGATCCCCCCGCCGCGGACCTTTCTGGCGCATCTGAATCTTCCGGCAATCTCATCGCCGCCATTCGCGCGATCGAGTCGGACGGCTCCCTCACCACTCAGGAGAAGGCCAAGCGCCGCCAGGAACTCCTGAGCGGCAGCGCAAAATCGGCCTCGATTGAGGCCGGGAGTAGCAGCAAGGAGAGGGCCAAGGGCGATAAGGACGTTCTGGACCTTCTGGATGGGAGTCTGAACTGCTCCTTCTGTATGCAGCTCCCGGAGAGGCCCGTCACG ACACCATGTGGTCATAATTTTTGCCTCAAGTGCTTCCAGAAATGGGTTGGTCAAGGAAAGCGTACTTGTGCAAATTGCCGGAGTTCTATCCCGCCAAAGATGGCAAGTCAACCTCGAATCAATTCTGCACTTGTTATTGCCATCCGAATGgctaaaatttcaaaatctaaCTCCATGGGGGCTCCTTCAAAGATATACCATTATGTCCACAACCAAAACCGTCCTGAAAAGGCTTACACCACTGAGCGAGCTAAGAAACCAGGGAAAGCTAATGCATGTAGTGGAAAGATTTTTGTCACAGTtccaccagatcattttggaCCTATTCTACCAGAAAATGATCCAGAGAGGAATCAAGGTGTGTTGGTGGGGGAGACTTGGGAGGATAGGATGGAATGCCGACAGTGGGGTGCTCACCTTCCTCATGTTGCTGGGATTGCTGGACAGGCAGATTATGGTGCACAGTCTGTTGCACTATCTGGAGGTTATGAAGATGATGAGGACCATGGTGAATGGTTCCTGTACACTGGAAG TGGCGGAAGAGACCTTAGTGGaaataaaagaacaaacaagaatCAGTCATTTGACCAGAAATTTGAGAAGATGAATGAGGCATTACGGGTCAGTTGCAGAAAAGGTTATCCCGTCCGGGTTGTGAG GTCATTCAAGGAGAAGCGTTCCTCTTATGCACCAGAAACAGGAGTACGATATGATGGAGTTTACAGGATTGAAAAATGCTGGCGCAAAGTTGGAATTCAA GGATTTAAGGTATGCCGCTACCTTTTCATTCGATGTGACAATGCACCTGCTCCATGGACAAG TGATGAGATTGGTGACCGCCCAAGGCCATTTCCAGTCATTAAAGAGTTGAAGAATGCTACTGATATTACTGAAAGAAAAGGAGATGCGGCCTGGGATTATGAT GATGAAAAGGAATGCTGGATGTGGAAGAAACCTCCTCCACACAGTAGAAAACAAGTTGACAGTAAAGGCCTGGATGGGATGGCAACCAAAGTTAGACGTAGGATGCCTGCACTGTCTGTGCACCAGAagcttctcaagg AATTCAGTTGTCTTATCTGCCGGAAAGTGATGGCTCTCCCCGTTACAACCCCCTGTGCTCATAATTTCTGCAAGGCCTGTTTGGAAAATGCATTTGCCGGCCAAACTTTCATAAAAGACAGGACTCGTGAAGGTGGGCGGACATTACGAGCTCAGAAGAATATCATGAAATGTCCCTCTTGCTCAAATGACATATCTGACTTCCTTCAGAATCCACAG GTTAATAGAGAGTTGATGGGCGTAATAGAATCACTCCAGCGCGAATGCACAGAGACAGAGGAAAATGAGACAAGTCAAGAAACTGATGGCACTGATGAGAAGTCTGATACAGTTGCTGGTGACACAGAGCATGGTGGTGTAAATGCCAACACCATAGAAGATAAGGAAAACTTGGGCGTTCAAACATCTCCATCCAAGAACGAGCCCTGTCAAACTTGCAAGCAAAAGAAAGCAAGTTGCGAATGCATTACACAGGAGAAGAGCGATGCAGCAATAGAAGCGGATGGTGAAGTAAAAGAAACTGATGCAGTAAAAGCTGATGGGAAGCATGAAATTTCCAATGAGGAAGAAGTAAAAGAAGCTGATACTGAGAGAAGTAAGGTGGTCACTCATAAGCGAAAGAAGGCGGGCGATGACATTTCTGCGTCAGCAATGGAAGGTGGGGTGAAGACCAGAAGCCAGAAGCCTAGGCTGATGGTGGATGAGGACGACGAAGACGACGACTTTGCGTGA
- the LOC127809255 gene encoding LOB domain-containing protein 16-like, with the protein MPWGNIPRPRSRCGAYIVLKKGCNSQCIFAPYFHGEDGIAYFVAIRNVFTVKYVVNLLAPFAVNDQFWASDTFLFEAQARLQDPVYGSVSHILALQQQPAPQPNQNSSWNFDLPIIPEDAPYPGFSEATLPPFPGEASSS; encoded by the exons ATGCCATGGGGCAACATACCAAGGCCCCGGTCTCGATGCGGTGCCTACATAGTCTTAAAAAAAGGATGCAATTCACAGTGCATCTTTGCTCCTTACTTCCATGGTGAGGATGGTATTGCTTATTTTGTCGCCATCCGCAATGTTTTTACTGTTAAGTATGTTGTCAACCTCCTAGCTCCGTTTGCGGTCAACGACCAATTTTGGGCTTCCGATACATTCctctttgaagctcaagcccggCTTCAAGATCCTGTCTATGGCTCTGTATCTCACATTCTCGCCCTTCAGCAGCAG CCTGCTCCTCAACCTAATCAAAACTCGAGCTGGAATTTCGATCTTCCTATCATTCCAGAGGATGCCCCTTATCCTGGTTTCTCAGAGGCTACTCTTCCACCTTTCCCTGGTGAAGCTAGCAGTAGCTAG